Below is a window of Musa acuminata AAA Group cultivar baxijiao chromosome BXJ3-11, Cavendish_Baxijiao_AAA, whole genome shotgun sequence DNA.
GTTTATGCAGTTAGTGAAAGATGATTCTTCTTTGTCCTCTTGTTTTTGGGGTTTGGCTAGCATGTTTTTTTGATCAGTAACTATGATGACTTGGGACTTTCTAGTTCAAACGGTAACCTTATTTTCatcatatcattatttttttgtgCATTGTGATAATTACTTTCGAAGATTTGTCTCTTCATCTTCACCGTGGATGAGCTTATATAACATACTATTGATCAGTAGTAAATGTGAATGCCATAAAGTTAGATTAGATTTTGGTTTTGCAGGGTTGAGGTGTGAGTATCGTATTTGGGCTTTTGGCTTGGGATGCTCTAGTTTAGGTTCACATCAGATACAATAGAAGATTTGACTCTGGTTATGGGGTTAGATTGGTTCACTATTGTTTATGAGGTTAATTATTTTGGATTCGAGCTTTTGAGCTAACTTGCAATTATCTCATCCAATTGAATCTACATATTTACTATAAAAGATTATGCATGGATAATATTGGAGGCACATACCAATCTAGATCGTGGAACCGATGCAGTCACCATGAGGAATAATATATACAATCTTATTCCAACACATATTAGTCAATAAACCAATGAAATTATACAAAGCATCAGTGGCATGACAATGGTTTCATTATTAAGATACTGCGTCGTTCATGAAATATGTAATGCAGATTAGTTAAATGAATATTATGAATAGCATATCATCGACGTTTGTGAGATTGACGTGATCGATGGAGATGATCGTTCCGGGTATGATTGTGGGTCGCCGTGCTGAGTGCGAAACAAATTTCCACGAAGGAAGATATTTTAGGGGTAATTTTGTAACTATATATTGAGACGGCTATACTTGCAAAGAGAGATGTATTCCCGCTTCCCCGGGCGGTGACCGCATCACATCCTGCGTTTTTCCTCCCCTGTTCGTTCGGTAATCCTATCGAACACCTCTCCGgcgtcacgatggtcgtcgcgcaaACCACTACGACTCCCCTCTGCGGCCGCCTTCCCTTTAGATCCCTCCATAAAGATGACTTTAATCCTAATCCCAGCTTCCTTCCCGCGCGGTCGACCCGTCCGAGCtccctcgccgccgccgccgcctcgatCACCACCGTTCCAGCGTCTTCTTTGCCGGTCGTGCAATCGCCGGCTCAGGCGCGGGTCGACATCCTGTCGGAGTCTCTACCCTTCATCCAGCGGTTCCGCGGCAAGACCATCGTGGTCAAGTACGGCGGCGCCGCCATGAAGTCCGCCACCCTCCAGTCGTCTGTCATCAACGACCTCGTTCTCCTCTCGTGCGTCGGCCTCCGCCCCGTCCTTGTCCATGGTGGTGGTCCGGAGATCAACTCTTGGCTCCTACGTCTCGGCCACGAGCCGCAGTTCCACAATGGGCTCCGCGTCACCGACGCCCTCACCATGGAAGTCGTTGAGATGGTCCTCGTCGGCAAGGTCAACAAGTCTCTGGTCTCTCTCATAAACAGCGCCGGCGGCACCGCCGTTGGCCTCTGCGGCAAAGACGCGCGCCTCCTCACGGCCCGCCCTACCCCTGACGCCGCTGCCCTTGGCTTTGTCGGTGAGGTTGCGCGCGTCGACCCGGGGATCCTCCGCCCCGTTCTGGCCGACGGTCACATCCCCGTCATCGCGTCCGTGGCTGCGGATGAGAATGGGCAGAGCTACAATGTGAACGCCGATACGGCTGCTGGGGAAATTGCAGCCGCAATGGGGGCTGAGAAGCTGATTTTACTGACGGATGTGGCCGGGATCTTAGAGGATCGGAATGATCCTAACAGCCTTGTGAAGGAGATTGATATCAGTGGGATAAGGAAGATGGTGATGGAGAAGAAGGTGGCCGGGGGAATGATCCCCAAGGTGAACTGCTGTGTGAGGTCGCTCGCCCAGGGGGTGCGAACTGCTAGTATAATAGATGGCCGGGTTCCACACTCTCTGCTTCTCGAGATTCTGACGGATGAGGGCGCGGGGACGATGATCACTGGGTGAGTGTGACGGTGCAAGCCATGGAAAGCTTGAGCTTGTGATAGTACAACTAGGAGAGGTACTAATTTCTACTTCTTCTTCAACTTCCTAAGATTACAATATACCATGCATCAATGCTAGAACTAGTAAGATATCAGTATACTGTGGATCGTAGTCTATGATAATTGTCATGCATGACCGTGTTTCCTTTCTTACTTGTCATCACTCTGTCTGATAAATTGAATGCAGTAGGGCAAGTTGTTTTATCAGAATTACTAAAGCTACTGAGCAACTTATTTATGGTTTATTCAGTATAATCTTTCATAATTCTTCATATTCCAattctttttgaaatatcattgATTGCTAGTGGCATTTGATTGGAAAACCTGAGATGCCATGAGGTAGGAGTCACATACATTACTTGGTGAGAAAATATCGATTGTTTCGCACATTCCAACAGTTGCTTTCCAAGA
It encodes the following:
- the LOC135652104 gene encoding uncharacterized protein LOC135652104, which translates into the protein MVVAQTTTTPLCGRLPFRSLHKDDFNPNPSFLPARSTRPSSLAAAAASITTVPASSLPVVQSPAQARVDILSESLPFIQRFRGKTIVVKYGGAAMKSATLQSSVINDLVLLSCVGLRPVLVHGGGPEINSWLLRLGHEPQFHNGLRVTDALTMEVVEMVLVGKVNKSLVSLINSAGGTAVGLCGKDARLLTARPTPDAAALGFVGEVARVDPGILRPVLADGHIPVIASVAADENGQSYNVNADTAAGEIAAAMGAEKLILLTDVAGILEDRNDPNSLVKEIDISGIRKMVMEKKVAGGMIPKVNCCVRSLAQGVRTASIIDGRVPHSLLLEILTDEGAGTMITG